The following coding sequences are from one Bombus terrestris chromosome 14, iyBomTerr1.2, whole genome shotgun sequence window:
- the LOC100642818 gene encoding uncharacterized protein LOC100642818: MTKVSGMIETEDAVGKPTLVRRMSNMLKDGSNSGPPMLFRHASMQKIRHCCQNLNLFPYLLYSFGNSKSHPVARKVHHCLGQFLQLITVRIFFLCRSFRQSLLHDIRSKEFEVAEPAKSAEFCKLTPRFRMTRLQKRKQDSRLFLTLAVYFAPLVLVFQLIGLASAMVFGKYTPGFIFLISALLFLGCISLKILFHESAEESRKSVKIKME, from the exons ATGACCAAAGTGTCAGGAATGATAGAGACGGAAGACGCTGTCGGCAAGCCAACTCTGGTACGACGTATGTCCAATATGTTGAAAG ATGGAAGTAACAGTGGACCACCGATGCTGTTTCGCCATGCCTCGATGCAGAAGATTCGTCATTGCTGCCAAAATCTAAATCTCTTTCCATATCTGCTCTACTCCTTCGGTAACTCGAAATCGCATCCAGTCGCACGAAAGGTGCACCATTGCCTTGGCCAGTTCCTTCAGCTCATCACCGTGAGGATCTTCTTCTTATGCAGGAGTTTCCGTCAGTCGCTGCTACACGATATTCGTTCGAAGGAGTTTGAAGTAGCGGAGCCAGCAAAGAGCGCCGAATTTTGCAAGTTGACGCCACGATTCCGAATGACCAGGCTACAGAAACGAAAACAAGATAGCCGCCTGTTCTTGACCCTAGCTGTATACTTCGCCCCTCTGGTGTTGGTTTTCCAACTGATCGGACTGGCCAGTGCGATGGTCTTTGGAAAATACACGCCCGGTTTCATTTTTCTAATCTCCGCCCTGTTGTTCCTCGGATGCATCTCGCTCAAGATTCTCTTCCACGAGAGTGCCGAGGAGAGCCGTAAAAGTGTGAAAATCAAAATGGAATGA